A region of Paramormyrops kingsleyae isolate MSU_618 chromosome 17, PKINGS_0.4, whole genome shotgun sequence DNA encodes the following proteins:
- the itm2ca gene encoding integral membrane protein 2Ca codes for MVKIAFQPVAGQKPEKELIDGDKTEILIPHPAEEDLAPPLRPKKNPLNGLCCLTFGLVVFMTSLVLASIYIYRYYFIPQIREENLFHCRVLYEDSIYAPMRARQELEENVGIYLKDNYEQISVPVPHFGGSDPADIIHDFHKGLTAYHDIALDKCYVIELNSTIVMPPRNLWELLVNVKKGTYLPQTYIIQEEMVVTGRVHNVRQLGAFIYRLCNGKDTYWLKRRNPRKRIDKRRATSCHRIRHLENTFVVETVICDAA; via the exons ATGGTGAAGATCGCCTTCCAGCCTGTCGCCGGGCAGAAGCCCGAGAAAGAGCTCATCGACGGGGACAAAACTGAGATCCTGATCCCGCATCCCGCC GAGGAGGATCTGGCTCCTCCACTTCGTCCAAAGAAGAATCCTTTAAATGGACTGTGCTGTTTGACCTTTGGCCTCGTAGTGTTCATGACCAGCCTTGTCCTGGCGTCCATCTACATCTACAGGTATTACTTCATACCTCAG ATCCGTGAGGAGAACCTGTTCCACTGCCGCGTGCTCTATGAGGACTCCATCTATGCCCCGATGCGTGCCCgccaggagctggaggagaacgTGGGCATCTACCtgaaggacaactacgagcaGATCAGCGTCCCTGTGCCCCACTTTGGTGGGAGCGACCCAGCCGACATCATCCATGACTTTCACAAG GGTCTGACGGCCTACCATGACATCGCACTTGACAAGTGCTACGTCATCGAGCTGAACAGCACCATCGTGATGCCACCACGGAATCTCTGGGAGCTCCTGGTGAACGTCAAG AAGGGGACCTATCTTCCTCAGACTTACATCATCCAGGAGGAAATGGTGGTAACCGGACGTGTGCACAACGTGCGGCAGCTGGGTGCCTTCATCTACAGGCTGTGCAACGGCAAGGACACCTATTGGCTGAAGCGCAGAAACCCCCGGAAAC GCATCGACAAACGCCGGGCCACAAGCTGCCATCGTATCCGCCACCTGGAGAACACGTTCGTGGTGGAGACGGTGATCTGCGATGCCGCCTGA